A window of the Egibacter rhizosphaerae genome harbors these coding sequences:
- a CDS encoding ATP-grasp fold amidoligase family protein has translation MTDDHLATLQQLAADKIDSDHASARDLADACRRVIRNAPDADTKLRAISHILEALEPGQLPEDILRHALSLRADLAPVASFQRLLPLRRRRHHLGPFKLEGALERKAVSARFADLCGIRTPQASSETLTLDQLDPRPGVAFKPTNSTGARGVMLCFDEHRVFRPKEQTWTEWGESVAMSRQMLAEGRIKTDEWAREELVEDVAEEGPARDVKFYCFYGRVGLALEIVRDPETRHCWWSRDGERIATGKYEDSAFEGVGVSDADFEMVERFSAEIPAPFMRIDFLHGRNGLVFGEMGAKPARYDRFDDETDRWLGDLWLEAEGRLLNDALAGQRFEALEAAQAIH, from the coding sequence ATGACAGACGACCATCTCGCAACGCTGCAGCAGCTCGCCGCCGACAAGATCGACAGCGACCACGCGTCCGCTCGCGACCTCGCCGACGCGTGCCGCCGCGTGATCCGGAACGCCCCCGATGCCGACACCAAGCTGCGCGCCATCAGCCACATCCTCGAAGCGCTAGAGCCCGGCCAGCTGCCCGAGGACATCCTCCGTCACGCGCTCAGTCTCCGCGCCGACCTCGCTCCAGTCGCCTCGTTCCAGAGGCTGTTGCCACTGCGGCGCCGTCGCCACCACCTCGGCCCGTTCAAGCTCGAAGGGGCACTTGAGCGGAAAGCAGTGTCGGCAAGGTTCGCTGACCTCTGCGGCATCCGAACCCCACAAGCCTCGTCGGAGACACTCACTCTCGACCAGCTGGACCCGCGCCCCGGTGTTGCGTTCAAGCCGACGAACTCGACCGGTGCGCGCGGTGTGATGCTCTGCTTCGACGAGCACCGCGTGTTCCGCCCCAAGGAGCAGACCTGGACCGAGTGGGGCGAGTCGGTGGCAATGAGCCGCCAGATGCTCGCCGAGGGCCGGATCAAGACCGACGAGTGGGCCCGGGAGGAGCTAGTCGAGGACGTCGCCGAGGAGGGGCCCGCCCGCGACGTGAAGTTCTACTGCTTCTACGGTCGCGTCGGGCTGGCACTAGAGATCGTGCGGGACCCTGAGACGCGCCACTGCTGGTGGTCACGCGACGGAGAGCGGATCGCGACCGGCAAGTACGAGGACAGCGCGTTCGAGGGCGTCGGGGTGAGTGACGCGGACTTTGAGATGGTCGAGCGGTTCAGCGCGGAGATCCCCGCGCCGTTCATGCGCATCGACTTCCTGCACGGCCGAAACGGACTCGTGTTCGGCGAGATGGGCGCGAAGCCTGCTCGGTATGACCGCTTCGACGATGAGACGGACCGATGGCTTGGAGACCTCTGGCTCGAAGCCGAGGGACGCCTACTCAACGACGCGCTGGCGGGCCAGCGATTCGAGGCGCTGGAGGCCGCGCAGGCCATCCACTAG
- a CDS encoding SU10 major capsid protein, with translation MPDERPLTEYQFTAGQPRDFEPLIALLDPSDVVLQGQYGADGRTILSSRPASQKKVEWQDETLLLPRATLSDAMTDAQETMDLGSNDERQRFQTGDVVMIDDEKLRVTGYNDSDGVLDVARGVMSTTASTHDAGDDVTGLGAMLPEGSDPQENRALDRTDRHNFTQIFGPTLVKVSGTKMVTQRWGVASEYNHQAERRTREQFVAREQALIYGTRFNDESAERRAMGGLTFYITENVDSSTSDLDYSSIRDQLQTIYEKGGSADRLLCSIAQKAVIDDFDNNQIRLQRVDNGRGEMVDVLFTSYGDVTVVKSREVKDKDVFLYNRDQAIQRPLRPMQFVPRSTVGDYTSGFLVSERSLEFRRDRHAARFNSLTV, from the coding sequence ATGCCTGACGAGCGACCGCTGACCGAGTACCAGTTCACCGCGGGCCAGCCGCGCGACTTCGAGCCGCTGATCGCGCTGCTCGACCCGTCCGATGTGGTGTTGCAGGGCCAGTACGGCGCGGACGGGCGGACGATCCTGTCGTCCCGTCCGGCGAGCCAGAAGAAGGTCGAGTGGCAGGACGAGACGTTGCTGCTGCCGCGCGCGACGCTCAGCGACGCGATGACCGACGCGCAGGAGACGATGGATCTCGGCTCGAACGACGAGCGGCAGCGGTTCCAGACCGGCGATGTCGTGATGATCGACGACGAAAAGCTGCGCGTCACCGGCTACAACGACAGCGACGGGGTGCTCGACGTGGCGCGCGGTGTCATGTCGACCACGGCGTCCACGCACGATGCGGGCGACGACGTGACCGGGCTCGGCGCGATGCTGCCCGAGGGCAGCGATCCGCAGGAGAACCGGGCGCTCGACCGCACTGACCGGCACAACTTCACGCAGATCTTCGGGCCGACGCTGGTGAAGGTGTCGGGCACGAAGATGGTGACGCAGCGTTGGGGTGTCGCGTCGGAGTACAACCATCAGGCCGAGCGGCGCACCCGCGAGCAGTTCGTCGCTCGCGAGCAGGCGCTGATCTACGGCACCCGCTTCAACGACGAGTCGGCGGAGCGCCGCGCGATGGGCGGCCTCACGTTCTACATCACCGAGAATGTCGACTCGTCCACCAGCGATCTGGACTACTCGTCGATCCGCGACCAGTTGCAGACCATCTACGAGAAGGGCGGGTCGGCGGATCGGCTGCTCTGCTCGATCGCGCAGAAGGCCGTGATCGACGACTTCGACAACAACCAGATCCGGTTGCAGCGCGTCGACAACGGTCGCGGCGAGATGGTCGACGTGCTGTTCACCTCCTACGGCGACGTGACGGTGGTCAAGAGCCGCGAGGTGAAGGACAAGGACGTGTTCCTGTACAACCGGGATCAGGCGATCCAACGTCCGCTGCGGCCGATGCAGTTCGTGCCGCGCTCGACGGTCGGTGACTACACCAGCGGCTTCCTGGTGTCGGAGCGGAGCTTGGAGTTCCGCCGCGACCGTCACGCTGCCCGTTTCAACAGCCTCACCGTGTAA
- a CDS encoding tail fiber domain-containing protein yields the protein MASDRDRVIGDLIEHAGLDSDFAANLKSRLARAGVETSANVEGAIDAHESPVEDEDPVPQIVSIRRGRPSGAFVGWSGSSLVHGHGYYQLQVAIDSGFGDVLDDVATASTWAIVEEITVGAGKWARVRAVDAAGTVGEWSDGVEVEPLQVDTGDYGDGSVTDEKVQSLTADKITAGTINAGVIDVINLNANNITAGTISADRIGAGEIEATISIDAPTFTLKYEGGGRQPEMEIAIENDGAEIGVTDGGLVVDVPQGSINLIPSGLGSLQYSGSEVATQNYVQSYINSNDPFHSHPYVNSGTSVTQTMNATLNNTNGLFRASDGGTAPYMGLGEDWRGSGLRVGRSDGTTFRFFDGHIGALEGTGDTNYTSINADSFDEQSARASKRDIEPLDSALNTVLATDVVTFAKKHRDADKRRVGVIADDLPDLLRRDVPDERGERVSWAVSGVQLAAFAWRAIQELADRMEETQGG from the coding sequence ATGGCTAGCGACCGCGACCGTGTGATCGGCGACCTGATTGAGCATGCGGGGCTCGACAGCGATTTCGCGGCGAACCTCAAGTCGCGGCTCGCGCGCGCGGGGGTAGAGACATCCGCCAACGTCGAGGGGGCGATCGACGCGCACGAGTCGCCGGTTGAGGACGAAGATCCCGTGCCGCAGATCGTGTCGATTCGTCGGGGTCGCCCGTCGGGCGCGTTCGTCGGCTGGTCGGGCTCGTCGCTGGTGCACGGCCACGGTTATTACCAGTTGCAGGTCGCGATCGACAGCGGGTTCGGCGACGTGCTCGACGATGTGGCGACCGCGTCGACGTGGGCGATCGTCGAGGAGATCACGGTTGGTGCGGGCAAGTGGGCGCGCGTCCGCGCGGTCGATGCGGCGGGCACTGTGGGCGAGTGGTCGGATGGGGTCGAGGTCGAGCCGTTGCAGGTGGATACGGGCGACTATGGCGACGGGTCGGTGACGGACGAGAAGGTCCAGAGTCTTACGGCGGACAAGATTACGGCGGGCACGATCAACGCGGGCGTGATCGACGTCATCAACTTGAACGCGAACAACATCACGGCGGGCACGATCTCAGCGGACCGCATCGGAGCGGGCGAGATCGAGGCGACGATCTCGATCGACGCGCCGACATTCACGTTGAAGTACGAAGGCGGCGGCCGGCAGCCGGAGATGGAGATCGCCATCGAGAACGATGGCGCCGAGATCGGCGTGACCGATGGCGGGCTGGTGGTCGACGTTCCGCAGGGCTCCATCAACCTGATCCCCAGCGGCCTCGGGTCGCTGCAGTATTCGGGCAGCGAGGTCGCGACGCAGAACTATGTGCAGAGCTACATCAACTCCAACGACCCGTTCCACAGCCACCCGTACGTGAACAGCGGCACGAGCGTGACGCAGACGATGAACGCGACGCTCAACAACACGAACGGGCTTTTCCGCGCTTCTGACGGCGGCACGGCCCCGTACATGGGGCTCGGTGAGGACTGGCGCGGGTCGGGCTTGCGCGTGGGTCGAAGCGACGGGACGACGTTCCGGTTCTTCGACGGGCACATTGGCGCGCTTGAGGGCACCGGCGACACGAACTACACGAGCATCAACGCCGACTCGTTCGACGAGCAGTCCGCCCGCGCGTCGAAACGCGACATCGAACCGCTCGACTCCGCGCTCAACACCGTGCTTGCCACCGACGTCGTCACGTTCGCCAAGAAGCACCGCGACGCCGACAAGCGCCGCGTCGGCGTGATCGCCGACGACCTGCCCGACCTGCTCCGCCGCGACGTGCCCGACGAGCGCGGCGAGCGTGTCTCGTGGGCCGTGTCGGGCGTGCAGCTCGCCGCGTTCGCGTGGCGCGCGATCCAAGAACTCGCCGACCGCATGGAGGAGACCCAGGGTGGCTGA
- a CDS encoding peptidoglycan recognition family protein, translating to MLTRSRSELGIARGGGLSTPVDMVVWHTEDGAPVDASMSVAQEVARVDAIDAWHKSIGWRGFGYNDCVFPSGRVYEGRGDSQGAHVAGHNDSSWGVLWPGDGNRHGLTSQQVAASGDLVRWRIERGHVSEGYRSRGHRDLDASKSCPGTHKYPSVSKLSGLSPGDDGDEGEEIEEARFEMLVYAEGADELSAAAVVAAKREGVFTSDAEQARAEIERGGKVFAVGGPAAETLSGLPSSRKLVGADRVSSLSKALSKL from the coding sequence TTGTTGACGCGGTCGCGTTCCGAGCTGGGTATCGCGCGTGGCGGGGGCTTGTCGACGCCGGTCGACATGGTGGTGTGGCACACCGAGGACGGCGCGCCGGTCGACGCGAGCATGTCGGTGGCCCAGGAGGTCGCGCGCGTCGACGCGATCGACGCGTGGCACAAGTCGATCGGCTGGCGCGGCTTCGGCTACAACGACTGCGTGTTCCCCTCGGGGCGTGTGTATGAGGGGCGCGGCGATTCGCAGGGCGCGCACGTGGCGGGCCACAACGACTCGTCGTGGGGGGTGCTGTGGCCCGGCGATGGGAACCGGCATGGGTTGACGTCGCAGCAGGTCGCCGCGTCGGGGGATCTTGTGCGCTGGCGCATCGAGCGCGGCCACGTGTCTGAGGGGTATCGGTCGCGGGGTCATCGCGATCTGGACGCGTCGAAGTCGTGTCCGGGCACGCACAAGTATCCGTCGGTGTCGAAGCTCTCCGGCCTATCCCCCGGCGACGATGGCGACGAGGGCGAGGAGATCGAGGAGGCGAGGTTCGAGATGCTGGTCTATGCAGAAGGCGCGGACGAGCTGTCGGCCGCAGCGGTCGTGGCGGCCAAGCGCGAGGGCGTGTTCACCTCGGACGCGGAGCAGGCGCGCGCGGAGATCGAGCGCGGCGGCAAGGTGTTCGCGGTCGGCGGTCCGGCGGCGGAGACGCTGTCGGGGTTGCCGTCGTCGCGGAAGCTGGTCGGCGCGGATCGGGTGTCGTCGTTGAGTAAGGCGCTGTCGAAGCTCTAG